Proteins encoded within one genomic window of Halomonas sp. YLGW01:
- the kdsA gene encoding 3-deoxy-8-phosphooctulonate synthase yields MSAPQKIIEVAGLKAGNALPLTLFGGMNVLESREMALEVAERYVEVTGRLGMPYVFKASFDKANRSSIHSYRGPGLEKGLEILAEVKERFGVPVITDVHEPWQAAPVAEVADIIQLPAFLARQTDLVVAMAETGAVINIKKPQFLAPHEMRHIVRKCEEAGNDRLILCERGSSFGYNNLVVDMLGFGDMKATGYPLFFDVTHALQRPGGRADSADGRRAQVAELARAGVAVGLAGLFLEAHPDPDNAKCDGPCALPLDQLEPFLGQLKSLDDLVKGFPALTIS; encoded by the coding sequence ATGAGCGCACCCCAGAAGATCATCGAGGTTGCCGGCCTGAAGGCCGGCAACGCCCTGCCGCTTACGCTGTTCGGCGGTATGAACGTGCTCGAGTCCCGCGAGATGGCGCTGGAGGTCGCCGAGCGCTATGTCGAAGTGACCGGCAGGCTCGGCATGCCCTACGTCTTCAAGGCCAGCTTCGACAAGGCCAACCGCAGCTCGATCCACTCCTATCGCGGTCCCGGTCTGGAGAAGGGGCTCGAGATCCTCGCCGAGGTCAAGGAACGTTTCGGCGTGCCGGTGATCACCGACGTCCACGAGCCCTGGCAGGCCGCGCCGGTCGCCGAGGTCGCCGACATCATCCAGCTGCCGGCCTTCCTGGCGCGCCAGACCGACCTGGTGGTGGCCATGGCCGAGACCGGGGCGGTGATCAACATCAAGAAGCCGCAGTTCCTGGCGCCCCACGAGATGCGCCACATCGTGCGCAAGTGCGAGGAGGCCGGCAACGATCGCCTGATCCTCTGCGAGCGCGGTTCGAGTTTCGGTTACAACAACCTGGTAGTCGACATGCTTGGCTTCGGTGACATGAAGGCGACCGGCTATCCGCTGTTCTTCGACGTCACCCATGCCCTGCAGCGTCCTGGCGGGCGCGCCGACAGCGCCGACGGCCGTCGCGCCCAGGTCGCCGAGCTGGCCCGGGCCGGGGTCGCGGTAGGGCTCGCCGGGCTCTTCCTCGAGGCGCACCCGGACCCGGATAACGCCAAGTGCGATGGCCCCTGCGCCCTGCCGCTTGACCAGCTGGAGCCCTTCCTTGGCCAGCTCAAGTCCCTGGACGATCTGGTCAAGGGCTTCCCGGCGCTGACGATTTCCTGA
- the eno gene encoding phosphopyruvate hydratase — protein MTKIVDIRALEVLDSRGNPTVQAEVVLDSGAKGVACAPSGASTGSREALELRDGDKGRYLGKGVLKAVEAVNGPIRERLTGLDALDQRGLDNAMLELDGTENKESLGANAILAVSLAAAKAAASAKGVELYAHIAELYGAPGKFLMPVPMMNIINGGEHADNNVDIQEFMIQPVGAPSFREGLRMGAEIFHALKKVLSARGLSTAVGDEGGFAPNLASNAEALAVIKQAVSDAGYTLGSDITLALDCASSEFFEDGQYNLSGEGKSFDAAGFVDYLADLADQYPIVSIEDGMDESDWAGWKALTDKLGDKVQLVGDDLFVTNTKILKRGIDEQIGNSILIKFNQIGSLSETLDAIKMAQDAGFTAVISHRSGETEDTTIADLAVATSAGQIKTGSLCRSDRVAKYNRLLVIEQQLGEAVRYPGLAAIKGQG, from the coding sequence ATGACCAAGATTGTCGATATTCGCGCCCTCGAGGTGCTGGACTCCCGCGGAAATCCCACGGTGCAGGCCGAGGTGGTGCTGGACAGCGGCGCCAAGGGCGTGGCCTGCGCGCCGAGCGGTGCCTCTACCGGTTCACGTGAGGCGCTGGAGCTGCGCGACGGCGACAAGGGGCGCTATCTGGGCAAGGGCGTGCTGAAGGCCGTGGAGGCCGTCAACGGCCCGATCCGTGAGCGGCTGACCGGTCTCGACGCCCTGGATCAGCGCGGCCTGGACAACGCCATGCTCGAGCTCGACGGCACCGAGAACAAGGAAAGCCTCGGCGCCAACGCCATCCTCGCCGTCTCCCTGGCCGCCGCCAAGGCCGCCGCCAGCGCCAAGGGTGTCGAGCTCTACGCCCACATCGCCGAGCTCTACGGCGCCCCGGGCAAGTTCTTGATGCCGGTGCCGATGATGAACATCATCAACGGGGGCGAGCATGCCGACAACAACGTCGACATCCAGGAGTTCATGATCCAGCCGGTAGGTGCACCTTCCTTCCGCGAAGGTCTGCGCATGGGCGCCGAGATCTTCCACGCCCTGAAGAAGGTGCTCTCCGCGCGCGGCCTGTCCACCGCGGTGGGTGACGAGGGCGGCTTCGCGCCGAACCTCGCCTCCAACGCCGAGGCCCTGGCGGTGATCAAGCAGGCCGTCTCCGACGCCGGCTACACGCTGGGCAGCGACATCACTCTGGCGCTCGACTGCGCGTCCAGCGAGTTCTTCGAGGACGGTCAGTACAACCTGTCCGGCGAAGGCAAGTCCTTCGACGCGGCGGGCTTCGTCGACTACCTGGCGGATCTTGCCGACCAGTACCCGATCGTCTCCATCGAGGATGGCATGGACGAATCCGACTGGGCCGGCTGGAAGGCGCTCACCGACAAGCTGGGCGACAAGGTGCAGCTGGTCGGCGACGACCTGTTCGTCACCAACACCAAGATTCTCAAGCGCGGCATCGACGAGCAGATCGGCAACTCCATCCTGATCAAGTTCAACCAGATCGGCTCGCTGTCCGAGACCCTGGATGCGATCAAGATGGCGCAGGATGCCGGCTTCACCGCGGTGATCTCGCACCGTTCCGGCGAGACTGAGGACACCACCATCGCCGACCTGGCGGTGGCTACCTCGGCTGGCCAGATCAAGACCGGCTCGCTGTGCCGCTCCGACCGGGTCGCCAAGTACAACCGCCTGCTGGTGATCGAGCAGCAGCTGGGCGAGGCGGTGCGCTA